The sequence acaattatatccgttacaaattcgatttttcttcaataaaacacataTTCAGCCAtgcattattattttgagcgtgtttttgatatgaggagctaaaccccagcaCTGTtacgacggaggaaaccctatttcacaatcacttggtaactataattgattctttatgacttttgcacttgttttaatcgatttatgatttttcttgattagttgtgattttgtttgatggcgcATGCTGggtcttaggtacttttgatgcgtcatgcttgagatttacatctaatgctttataaaatctactttaggCAATTTATTAGAAAATAGTCAACAGAAGAGCTATAAGTGTTATgaatcattatatgaaccaattgaatgtgaagtatggtggaatccgaagtcctagtatctctcgATAGTGTGACagtcttgtgaatatattttcattatttttagtgttttgtATTGTTAAGTCTGAAACCAAATCTTattaagtccgagttgaacgaacttttatttaccacttgaaaaactacatcactcatctgcatccttcaagacttgcaaggcTGCCTTCTCCATGTTCAACTCCTCAGTCAGCTTGGcgatcttgtcttctttctccagcACAaaatcattgggaaagggtatgttattctcacacgagttcttgatatcatttatcttcttacgaagccacttcacgttgaatccaagtctttcagaattctccaagttgaactcccaatcaaagagtacatctggagtcacagtatttctggacctagcgcatatatcacttacgacacgcaagacaacacttacttgcattgttaaagcataagcgcgTCCAGGATCCCTGttaacaatgatgtgaccaaacttcttccgtattttctcgtacaagcccgcatatccaatgggaacgctgaacccaccaactagttcatgatatgggagtgatgcatcaagtggaggatcaaaagcaactcctgcacttggatattaatacaccactatacggttctcagttactggagcaacttctacagtcAAGGCAACaacttcttcagtattctctactggtagctcagtttcttctatcactgaaccaACAACAATCGGGGATTCCATAACTTCAGTGGAAACCTTCTCATGTCCTTTAAGTTCAGGGATggttgtatcttcatcaataactccagggcagctcgagttatccttattggtttcagtatcctcaacttcggtatttgactcctaatgcgaagattacatgaggttagagaaatataaacatgaaaccaaatgagatcataaaatacaatatacaatcattccaacatcatcaaggttcatcattatacactcaaggaacGCGCAAATAGCaataaagtcatgaaaatacgttttgcggcaagctcgtctgaagagactgtactcttccctgtactagatGACGAACTAGgatcaatctacaaggaatctgaggatgagttatataccattctcttagtATTGATGTCATCTaccacatatcaaaatttcacaacaatccgatgaacgagcaaagagatgtggtcaaaacatcgaaCAACGTACAGtgtgaaaaagttctgaaaatctcctggaagtttactgtttcgcccttttcaggccctgaacacgctcaaaacttaaaaatcttcttcactaaagcttggaaatcCTCTGGGattaaagatacatatgcagaccatggaaatccgacttcagatgaaggttttatggtatttttgctaaaagactgggttctgaattttctgacgacgaatttcgacgaagtttttcgtatatgcacatggattttcattcattcattcacaaataaacaatttcatacttctatgaagaggttacAATATATGTgcttacttggggagtctccgaAGCGATCAAAGAATCGGGATTgcccgtgtcaacatcaagaggctcattGCTTCCATTCGGTTCCGAACCTTTGGaattttcttcatctctattATCAGAGGATGACCAAGTATCAGCACTCTCCACCTCCatggagacatcctcctggacatattctcaaacaattagcattttacatATGAAGCATTATATTTGGCTATGAGGAAGAGTACTCacgtcattttcttcttcaacgctcgaatcagaaattgtcttcccagcagcagagaattgaagaccatcaatactagacggagcaaaattctgtaaccaaataaaaaatgatgtttttacgatcctagtaatagggTGGAAGAAGTCACGGCAGAAAATTGTCgaaaactcaccaaagaaacatccggggactttatggtgttaggcaacagcttacaattcttgttcctaccttctccaccatgaataaCTG comes from Papaver somniferum cultivar HN1 chromosome 7, ASM357369v1, whole genome shotgun sequence and encodes:
- the LOC113294712 gene encoding uncharacterized protein LOC113294712, translating into MEVESADTWSSSDNRDEENSKGSEPNGSNEPLDVDTGNPDSLIASETPQESNTEVEDTETNKDNSSCPGVIDEDTTIPELKGHEKVSTEVMESPIVVGSVIEETELPVENTEEVVALTVEVAPIELSLTLRMM